The Clostridium aceticum genomic interval CTTTTATTTATCTTAACCAGAATTCTAAATAAAAAGGCAAGTGCACAACAAAAAGGACAATAAAGAGATTATTATCTTACCAATAATCTTTTTATTGCCCTTAATTTACTTAAGCATATATAAAAATAAGAAATAGCAACAGCAACACAAAATGGTTTGTTTTGTGCTTTTTTCCTAGTGGTACTGTCTAATTTTTTAGCTTCCTGTAATACTGCATCACAAAAAAGTCCAAATGTATAAGTCATTTTTACTCATCCTTTCTGGTCTCACAGGACCAATTTAAAGGTTTCTATTACCTTGCATTTTAATGTATGTTATCATATCCTTATCTGACTGTCAATGTAAAAATTTAGTATTCTTTTAATATTTCCTTCAAATTATTTCTTGAAATCAAGGCTTTCATCACTGGTCGAACTTCTAAAATAAAAGATGTATCAATGTCTTTTAACAAATTAAAATAATACGGAAAATGTATCTTGCCTTCCCCGATCACTTGATGATCCTGTGTGCCGTTATGATCATGAATATGACAGTTTCCTATATAGCTTAAATTTTTCAAGAAAAAGGCTTCATTCTCTTGTTGCCCATAAGAATGACCTATATCCCATGTAAGGTAGAGATTTCCTTGAGGCAGTAGTTCCTCTAATACACTCTTTACCATATCATTAAATTTTCCTACATTTTCAACACAGGGCATAATTTTGCCGATGGCATAATCTCTCAGTTCTATAAGACTTTCCTTTAACAGCTCTGCAAAATCATCTGCAAAGATATGCTGTAGATAGATCTTTTTATCTGTCTGAGTAAAGCATACAGAGTCTCCGCAGTGGAAGGTGATTTTTCTACCTCCTATTTCTGCAGCAAAATCAATACATTCCTTTAATCGCGCTAATCCTGCTTTTCGAACTACAGAATGGAGATGGTACAGAGGAATGTCCTCTGGAGCATGAAAGCTCAAGGTAATTCCTTCTTTCTCTACTATTTTCTTAATTTCCCCTCTTTGCTGCTGATCATACTTCTCTGGAAAAAAGCAGGGACATTTAAGTTGATCTCTATAGCAGAGAACTCATTGTTTTTAGCAAATTCTATGGCTGTAAAAATACTTTCTTCTCCTAAAGTTGCGGCATAACCTATTCTACTTAATATATTTTCACCCTTCACCCATCCATCACTCCTAATAATATACTATTTTCATTAGCGTTAACCTAAACCATAATTTGTCATCCTTATTCCAAGATCCTTCGCTACGCTCAGGAAGACAATTCGACAAAATTTTGGAAATAATTGTATTAAGTTAACGTTTATGATACTATTTTATAAATAAGCAACTAAAAAGCTTAACAAAATATATAGCCCCCAAAAGGGTATATTTTGTTAAGCTATAATTATTTTTAACTTAATAAACCCTTTAATTTTTCACAGATAGCATCCCCTACTTCATGGGTTTTCGCACTTCCCTTTAAGTCAGGAGTAAGACTTTTTCCCTCCAAAAGCACCTGTGTAATCGCTTCAATGATTGCTTCTGTATCTTCATCCTCCAGTAGGAAGTCCAGCATCATTTTCACTGTCCAAACCATCGCAATAGGATTCGCCATTCCCTTATCTT includes:
- a CDS encoding sugar phosphate isomerase/epimerase family protein; protein product: MKKIVEKEGITLSFHAPEDIPLYHLHSVVRKAGLARLKECIDFAAEIGGRKITFHCGDSVCFTQTDKKIYLQHIFADDFAELLKESLIELRDYAIGKIMPCVENVGKFNDMVKSVLEELLPQGNLYLTWDIGHSYGQQENEAFFLKNLSYIGNCHIHDHNGTQDHQVIGEGKIHFPYYFNLLKDIDTSFILEVRPVMKALISRNNLKEILKEY